A single window of Zea mays cultivar B73 chromosome 10, Zm-B73-REFERENCE-NAM-5.0, whole genome shotgun sequence DNA harbors:
- the LOC100191144 gene encoding uncharacterized protein LOC100191144 precursor — translation MATRRELSLALLCVCLAACALAPGPADASKMVGVYELRKGDFSVRLTNWGARVMSVVLPDRKGNLADVVLGRDTVAEYVNDTSYFGPITGRIAQRVARGRFVLDGKVYHMHRNDGRNTIHGGDRGFSRSIWTVKEYVAGGESPHMTFYYRSFDGEQGLPGNVDAYVTYRVSGAYTLGVHMNATALDRATPVGLLLHVYWNLGGEGSGDVLGHTLRIRASRHAVLDDELLPSSGRVEPVAGTPLDFRAPAAIGSRIRRVVVMGGRAVGYDTNYVVDGEGMRPVAQARDPASGRALELWANQPTLQLYTGNSLNRTAGKGGRVYDRYAGFCLETMGYVDAVNHPEFPSLTLRPGQVYRHDMLYKFSF, via the exons ATGGCGACGAGGCGCGAGCTGTCCCTCGCGCTGCTGTGCGTGTGCCTCGCGGCCTGCGCGCTGGCCCCCGGCCCCGCGGACGCCAGCAAGATGGTCGGGGTGTACGAGCTCAGGAAGGGGGATTTCTCCGTCAGGCTCACCAACTGGGGCGCCAGGGTGATGTCCGTCGTCCTCCCAGATCGCAAAG GGAATTTGGCTGATGTCGTCCTTGGCAGAGACACCGTCGCTGAATACGTC AACGATACCTCTTACTTCGGGCCGATAACGGGGCGCATAGCACAGCGAGTTGCCCGGGGCCggttcgtcctcgacggcaaggtCTACCACATGCACAGGAACGACGGCAGGAACACGATCCACG GCGGCGACAGAGGGTTCAGCCGGAGCATCTGGACGGTGAAGGAGTACGTCGCCGGCGGCGAATCGCCGCACATGACCTTCTACTACCGCAGCTTCGACGGAGAGCAAGGCCTGCCGGGGAACGTGGACGCGTACGTGACGTACCGCGTGTCGGGCGCCTACACGCTGGGCGTGCACATGAACGCGACGGCGCTGGACAGGGCGACGCCGGTGGGCCTGCTGCTGCACGTGTACTGGAACCTGGGCGGGGAGGGCAGCGGCGACGTGCTGGGCCACACGCTCCGGATCCGCGCGTCGCGGCACGCCGTGCTGGACGACGAGCTCCTGCCGTCGTCGGGGCGCGTGGAGCCCGTGGCCGGCACGCCCCTGGACTTCCGCGCGCCCGCGGCGATCGGCTCGCGCATCCGCCGGGTCGTCGTCATGGGGGGCCGCGCCGTCGGGTACGACACCAACTACGTCGTCGACGGCGAAGGGATGCGGCCGGTGGCGCAGGCCCGGGACCCCGCGTCCGGCCGGGCGCTGGAGCTGTGGGCCAACCAGCCCACCCTGCAGCTCTACACGGGGAACTCCCTCAACCGCACCGCCGGCAAGGGCGGCAGGGTGTACGACAGGTACGCTGGCTTCTGCCTCGAGACCATGGGCTACGTGGACGCCGTCAACCACCCCGAGTTCCCGTCGCTGACACTCAGGCCCGGACAGGTGTACAGGCACGACATGCTCTACAAGTTCTCCTTCTAG
- the LOC100191144 gene encoding uncharacterized protein isoform X1, translating to MATRRELSLALLCVCLAACALAPGPADASKMVGVYELRKGDFSVRLTNWGARVMSVVLPDRKGNLADVVLGRDTVAEYVNDTSYFGPITGRIAQRVARGRFVLDGKVYHMHRNDGRNTIHGGDRGFSRSIWTVKEYVAGGESPHMTFYYRSFDGEQGLPGNVDAYVTYRVSGAYTLGVHMNATALDRATPVGLLLHVYWNLGGEGSGDVLGHTLRIRASRHAVLDDELLPSSGRVEPVAGTPLDFRAPAAIGSRIRRVVVMGGRAVGYDTNYVVDGEGMRPVAQARDPASGRALELWANQPTLQLYTGNSLNRTAGKGGRVYDRCTGTTCSTSSPSRCVVVRFDEVCVIKHEEVMSCVRWF from the exons ATGGCGACGAGGCGCGAGCTGTCCCTCGCGCTGCTGTGCGTGTGCCTCGCGGCCTGCGCGCTGGCCCCCGGCCCCGCGGACGCCAGCAAGATGGTCGGGGTGTACGAGCTCAGGAAGGGGGATTTCTCCGTCAGGCTCACCAACTGGGGCGCCAGGGTGATGTCCGTCGTCCTCCCAGATCGCAAAG GGAATTTGGCTGATGTCGTCCTTGGCAGAGACACCGTCGCTGAATACGTC AACGATACCTCTTACTTCGGGCCGATAACGGGGCGCATAGCACAGCGAGTTGCCCGGGGCCggttcgtcctcgacggcaaggtCTACCACATGCACAGGAACGACGGCAGGAACACGATCCACG GCGGCGACAGAGGGTTCAGCCGGAGCATCTGGACGGTGAAGGAGTACGTCGCCGGCGGCGAATCGCCGCACATGACCTTCTACTACCGCAGCTTCGACGGAGAGCAAGGCCTGCCGGGGAACGTGGACGCGTACGTGACGTACCGCGTGTCGGGCGCCTACACGCTGGGCGTGCACATGAACGCGACGGCGCTGGACAGGGCGACGCCGGTGGGCCTGCTGCTGCACGTGTACTGGAACCTGGGCGGGGAGGGCAGCGGCGACGTGCTGGGCCACACGCTCCGGATCCGCGCGTCGCGGCACGCCGTGCTGGACGACGAGCTCCTGCCGTCGTCGGGGCGCGTGGAGCCCGTGGCCGGCACGCCCCTGGACTTCCGCGCGCCCGCGGCGATCGGCTCGCGCATCCGCCGGGTCGTCGTCATGGGGGGCCGCGCCGTCGGGTACGACACCAACTACGTCGTCGACGGCGAAGGGATGCGGCCGGTGGCGCAGGCCCGGGACCCCGCGTCCGGCCGGGCGCTGGAGCTGTGGGCCAACCAGCCCACCCTGCAGCTCTACACGGGGAACTCCCTCAACCGCACCGCCGGCAAGGGCGGCAGGGTGTACGACAG GTGTACAGGCACGACATGCTCTACAAGTTCTCCTTCTAGGTGCGTCGTCGTTAGGTTTGATGAAGTGTGCGTAATTAAGCACGAGGAAGTCATGTCATGCGTCCGTTGGTTTTGA
- the LOC542462 gene encoding pectin methylesterase 1, producing the protein MAKALLGGLSAILVVAVVVGVVATVTRSGKKAGDNFTVPGEASLATSGKSVKSLCAPTLYKESCEKTLSQATNGTENPKEVFHSVAKVALESVQTAVEQSKSIGEAKASDSMTESAREDCKKLLEDAADDLRGMLEMAGGDIKVLFSRSDDLETWLTGVMTFMDTCVDGFVDEKLKADMHSVLRNATELSSNALAITNSLGGILKKMDLGMFSKDSRRRLLSSEQDEKGWPVWMRSPERKLLASGNQPKPNAIVAKDGSGQFKSIQQAVDAVPKGHQGRYVIYVKAGLYDEIVMVPKDKVNIFMYGDGPKQSRVTGRKSFADGITTMKTATFSVEASGFICKNMGFHNTAGAERHQAVALRVQGDLAAFYNCRFDAFQDTLYVHARRQFFRNCVVSGTIDFIFGNSAAVFQNCLIITRRPMDNQQNSVTAHGRTDPNMKSGLVIQNCRLVPDQKLFPDRFKIPSYLGRPWKEFSRLVIMESTIADFVKPEGYMPWNGDFALKTLYYAEYNNRGPGAGTSKRVNWPGFHVIGRKEAEPFTAGPFIDGAMWLKYTGAPHILGFKF; encoded by the exons ATGGCAAAGGCTCTCCTAGGTGGCCTATCGGCGATCCTCGTCGTGGCGGTGGTCGTCGGTGTGGTCGCCACCGTCACCCGCTCCGGCAAGAAGGCCGGCGACAACTTCACGGTCCCGGGGGAGGCTTCCCTTGCCACGTCCGGCAAGTCGGTCAAGTCCCTGTGCGCGCCCACCCTATACAAGGAGTCGTGCGAGAAGACACTGTCCCAGGCCACCAATGGCACCGAGAACCCCAAGGAGGTGTTCCACAGCGTGGCCAAGGTGGCGCTGGAGTCGGTCCAGACGGCGGTCGAGCAGTCCAAGTCGATCGGCGAGGCCAAGGCCAGCGACTCCATGACCGAGAGCGCGCGCGAGGACTGCAAGaagctcctggaggacgccgccgaCGACCTGAGGGGCATGCTCGAGATGGCCGGCGGCGACATCAAGGTGCTGTTCAGCCGGTCCGACGACCTCGAGACCTGGCTCACGGGCGTCATGACGTTCATGGACACCTGCGTCGACGGCTTCGTCGACGAGAAGCTCAAGGCCGACATGCACTCCGTGCTGCGCAACGCCACCGAGCTCAGCAGCAACGCGCTGGCCATCACCAACAGCCTCGGCGGGATCCTGAAGAAGATGGACCTCGGCATGTTCAGCAAGGACTCGCGCCGCCGACTGCTGTCGTCGGAGCAGGATGAGAAGGGCTGGCCCGTGTGGATGCGGTCGCCGGAGAGGAAGCTGCTGGCGTCGGGCAACCAGCCCAAGCCGAACGCGATCGTGGCCAAGGACGGCAGCGGGCAGTTCAAGAGCATCCAGCAGGCCGTGGACGCCGTGCCCAAGGGCCATCAGGGGAGGTACGTCATCTACGTGAAGGCCGGCCTCTACGACGAGATCGTCATGGTCCCCAAGGACAAGGTCAACATCTTCATGTACGGCGACGGGCCTAAGCAAAGCCGCGTGACCGGCCGCAAGAGCTTCGCCGACGGCATCACCACCATGAAGACCGCCACCTTCT CCGTCGAGGCGTCCGGGTTCATCTGCAAGAACATGGGGTTCCACAACACGGCCGGCGCGGAGCGGCACCAGGCGGTGGCGCTCCGGGTGCAGGGGGACCTCGCGGCGTTCTACAACTGCCGGTTCGACGCGTTCCAGGACACGCTGTACGTGCACGCGCGGCGGCAGTTCTTCCGCAACTGCGTGGTCTCCGGCACCATCGACTTCATCTTCGGCAACTCGGCGGCGGTGTTCCAGAACTGCCTCATCATCACGCGGCGGCCCATGGACAACCAGCAGAACTCGGTGACGGCGCACGGCCGCACCGACCCCAACATGAAGTCCGGGCTCGTCATCCAGAACTGCCGCCTGGTGCCCGACCAGAAGCTGTTCCCGGACCGCTTCAAGATCCCCTCGTACCTGGGCCGCCCCTGGAAGGAGTTCTCGCGCCTCGTCATCATGGAGAGCACCATCGCCGACTTCGTCAAGCCAGAGGGGTACATGCCCTGGAACGGCGACTTCGCCCTCAAGACGCTCTACTACGCCGAGTACAACAACCGCGGGCCCGGCGCCGGCACCAGCAAGAGGGTCAACTGGCCCGGCTTCCACGTCATCGGACGGAAGGAGGCCGAGCCGTTCACCGCCGGGCCGTTCATCGACGGCGCCATGTGGCTCAAGTACACCGGCGCGCCGCACATACTTGGTTTCAAGTTCTAA
- the LOC103641717 gene encoding uncharacterized protein LOC103641717, with product MIIKPERRLTHTTNYIWQLQLGVVVCHASLMIRTSTILLCTYPVCLQQGSEAKADLAREKAHTPTTPPKGADAKATTTSGTVRTSPPTN from the coding sequence ATGATCATCAAACCTGAACGACGACTCACACACACCACCAATTACATATGGCAATTGCAGCTTGGTGTTGTTGTGTGCCATGCGTCACTGATGATACGTACGTCCACAATCTTGTTGTGTACGTACCCTGTCTGCTTGCAGCAGGGTTCAGAGGCCAAAGCCGACCTGGCGAGGGAGAAGGCCCACACCCCGACGACGCCTCCAAAAGGTGCTGATgcaaaggctactactactagcGGCACGGTGCGGACCTCACCGCCGACGAACTGA